In the genome of Roseovarius sp. Pro17, the window GTGAACGGTCTTGGCGCCAAGGATTTTGCGCGGGATATGGCGATATCCTTCAAACGGCTTCTGAACCTTGAAGACGAGCCCTTGGAGGCGCTTGCCGGTTGCGCCGGTCTTGATGGAGACGCTGTGGAGACACTGGTCTCTTGGACCGGGCGCCCAATCGGAGATGTGCGAATGGAGTTTCGCGCCGAGGCTTTCGTATCTCGCAGCCTCCGAAACCCGACCGTGAGGGGGTGTCCAGTGTGTTTGCGGGAGGATGTCGAAGCCTACGATGACCCGCCGCTGGAGGCCATGGTCATGCGCGGGGATTGGCAGTTTCGCGAAGTTGTCCTGTGCCTGCGCCATCATCATCCCCTGGTGCCATTGTGGACTGCCGCGCATCCAAGCGATCGGCACGACATCGGCGCGCGTCTCAACGAGATTGCTCATGACCTCATGGCGGGTAAGCTTGATCAACAAATACAATCCCCGACCCCCTATGATTTCTGGCTGGACGGTCGCCTCGAGAACGGGCGCGATGCCACTTGGCTCGCGCAGCATGATCTTTATTCAGCCGCTAGTTTCTGCAGGATCCTTGGACGGGAACTGCTCCGTCTCGATTCCCCCGCCGACGTGGGCGAAATCAGCCTGGAAATGCGGTCCCGCGCAAGAGGCTTCGAAGTAGCAAGCAAGGGCGAAGCGAGCATTCTCGCGGCGCTTAAAGAACTCATGCAATTTGCGATCAGTCGCAACCTGGAGATCACAGGGGCGTTGGGCGACCTTTTCTACAGAAGGAAGTCCAGTGTATCTTTTGATCTGGATTGTTTTGCGCCATTTCATCGCATCCTGCGACAGTTCGCAGTAGAAAACTGGCCGATCGAAACAGGGGGATTCGTATACGGGAAACCGTTCCCAGAGCGCATTCTGCACTCAGTCAGGACGGCGTCGACGGAAACAGGCTTAGGACGGGACTTGTTAGGCCAACTGCTAGTCGAAGTGGGCGCAGTTGATCCGAAGGACAACCGACCCGAAGCATGGAAGACCTTCCCGGTTAAGGAATATGCACTCTTCCTCTCGGAAGTCCCGTCTTGGCTTGGGTCCCTCGAGATCAGACAGGCAATGGGGGCGTCGCGCAGAGAGTTTAATACGCTCGTGCAAGACCAGGTACTGACGCCCCGCACTCGGCTCCCGAACGTGAAGAAAATCTGGTGCCCTTCAGATGGCATGGAACTTGTTGCCAATCTTAAGGCAGCAGCGTCACCCATCACCAAGGAGGACGACAACTGGGAGAAGCTGCAGGACGCCAAGAACCGTTCCGGGATCTCGGTGGGCGCGCTCATCGGAGCCATCCGGTCAGGAGATCTGCAGGTCGGCGCGAGAGACGGCCAGACCGGCTACCAGAGCATCTGCGTCCTCAAGCAGGAGGTCGATCGGCTGGCGAGGCCCACGGGCACGCCAAGGCCGGAGGACTGCCTCCCGGCGTCTAGTTTCGAGCGGTCCATAGGGCTCAGAACCAAGGGCCGATTCCTTGCGCTCGTACGCAAGGGACACACACCAGCCACGCGGATGCGTCATCCGACGACCGGAGCCTGGCAATATTTCATGACCGAGGCCGACATCGCCGCATTCCATCACCGATTCATGACGCTCTCATCCATGGCGAATGAGTTTGGCAGCCACCGGCACACCTATCTGACCACCCTACGATTCGCCGACGTGGCCCCCTTCGCGCCCGACGGCGAAGACTACGGGCACCTCTATCTGCGTACAGACATAGAGCCAGTTCTGCGCCGTCATCGGCTCATCACCTGAGAACCACCTTGCAATCCAGCGAACATTTGCACCACATAACGTTGCGAAAACAACCAGTTACATTCCGATACCGCCGTTCAGACGGACGCTAGAAGCGCGTTATTTCGTCCATAGTGCGTGAAATGTCTTGACAGGGGGTATGCAAGAAAACGCCGTTTCGTGCAAGCTTATGCCCCATTGGCAGTATCGGTGGAAATGGCAGGGGCAGCAGGGGTCGAACCCGCGACCTACGGTTTTGGAGACCGTCGCTCTACCAGCTGAGCTATACCCCTATGGCCGAGGTTTGCTTAATTTTTGCTGTGAGCAACGTCAAGCAGATATCGGTCAACTCGCCACTTTTGCGCAAATGACTCGCCCGGGCCAAAGGTGGCTCATTGCCGTCCAGACGGCGGCTTCCCTTGTGAAACTGCGGCGGCGGTGCCGATCCGCCCATCACATGATGCACAGATGCCAAAACGTAAGCTCCGGCCAAGATCATGACCCACTCGCGCATCACGACACCACGCCGGGGGGGGGGCCGAGATAGAGATGTTGGACCCGATCACATCCACGCCATCAACATGATTTGGCTCACTGGTACATTTTGATCTGTTTCGTCCCAATCGGAATTTATTTCTTGGGATGCTGATGGAACAATTCGTAGAAAAGCTGCTTTCCCGCTACAGCGACTCGCAACCAAACGGATCGACTGCTACAGATTTCGCTAAACAGAATTCGCAGCGCTGAGGGATGGATGAAACCGATAGATTACGAAACATTCAGACCCATCTTTATCGGCGGCACGGGTCGGTCCGGCACGTCAATCATGGCGGATTTCCTCGACTCTCATGAGACATGCACACTTCCCGCGCATGAGAACAGACTAATCGTAGCGTCACGCGGCCTCCGGTCGGTCGTAAACGATTTGACAGGTGAATTCCATTTTATGGACAACCACCTCACGATTGCGAACTTCGTCTATTTCTCAAAGGTGCTCAGAAAATCCGGCTTTCGCAATGGCGGGCTCAGGGCGCTGCAGCGCATCTTGGACGGGGTATCCCAGGCAACCCGCGGCAAGAGAGTTGGGCCGAGGCCAATTCTCGAAATCAATCCAAAATTCGAGTTCAGTTTGCACGCGATCGGCCGCGCGATCGGACTGAAACACTATGACAGCTGCATCGACCAATTCTTGAACGACATCATTCTCGATATTGATCCAGAGGGAATACTCTACATTGATGGATTGATCCGCCCCCTATACACCGCAACCACGCGAAATAGGGATGAATTGATCGAATTCAGCCGTCAATTTCTGAACAACCTGTATTCGAAGCCTCTGGAGAAAACCGGAGCATCCATCTGGTGCGACGATACTCCGCTGAATGTTTTGCATTCGAGTTTTCTACTCGAACTCTTTCCGAACGCTGCGATAGTCCACATGGTCAGGCATCCGATGGATGTCTTTGCGTCTTACATGGAGCAGACTTGGACACCGACCGATTATCAACGCACACTCTTGCGTCTAGAAAAGACCTATTCAGAGTTGATACAGACCGAGAAGGACCTCGGGGCTGATAAGTTACTCATTATTCGGCTCGAAGATGCGTGCGATAGTTTTGAAGAAACGAAGAGGAAACTTTCCGATTTCTGCCAGATCTCACAGTCTGGCTTTGATGGCAGTGTGCATTTCAAAGGCAACAAGATTGGAACTTGGCGTGAGAAATTGCCGCAAGAGGTGCAGGTGGCTGCCCGTGACAGGCTAGGCTTTGCCATTGAGCACTATGGTTATGACTGAAGACCTCAACGCCGTCGGAGGTTTCCAACACCGTCCTTTCTCAGACAGCAAAAAACGCCGCAGCATTTAGATGGCTGCACTTAGCTATCCGCGACGGCAGGCTTCGCAGCGGGCGTTTTAGGAGTGGCGCGCACGGGCTTGGCCGCAGGTTTGCGGTCGGCTGCGGTGCCGCCAAACCAGTTCTCTTGATATTTCTGACGCTCCAGCCAGTTCTGGATCAGCTTGGCCGAGTTGCGGCTTAGATTCGTCATCTGCTGTTCCTTGGACTGGGTCAGGCCAGAGCCGATGATGGTTTCACCGGAGAAGGATTCGATCACCGTCACCTGCTCGGGCTTTTCGTTCAGCTTCTTGCCGGCGGCGTCGTCCCATGCGGTCACGTTCAGGATCAACGCCGATTTCGGCGATGCGACAATAGGCACGCCCGGCACGGCCAGCACGTAGCCCTCGATCGAAATCGCCAAATGATAGAGCTTGTCACCATCATAGCGGCGGAAACGCTCATCCACCGCCTTTTTCATCGACGCTATCCACTCTTCATTCGAGGCATCGCGTGAGAGCGGGCCCTTGGCGATGTTTGGCGCGACGACGACGTTATAGCCCAGCTTGAAGTCACCTAGTGGCACCGGGGCCTTGCCCAGATCGTTGGGATTGGTGCAGGCCGCGACGGCGGCCAGCAGGCTTAAAAGGGCGATAAGTCGAAGCATGGGCGGCGATCCTCGGAAAACAGGGCGTTGAATAGCCCTGACGCGATAGCGCAGACCAGCGCAGATCGCAACGAAATGCAGGGACGCGTATTTGCCGGGGCGCGCCGCGCACCTATATGACACGTCATGAAGACAGACGCCGCCCCTGCCCCGCCCGCCGCCGCCCTGCCTGTCCGCGTCCCGCTGGTCACGCAGCCGATGGGGATTTTCGCCAGCCTCGGCGCCGCGCGGCGCAACGTGCTGAGCATCATCCCCGAGCTGGCCACGCGCCAGCCGATGGTGTCCGGGCGTACCGGCAAGCGGTGGCACATGGTCATGGACCCCGGCGCGCTGCGCCGCGTGCTGCTGGAGAATGTCGATAATTACCCCAAGTCGCTGGTGACAAAGAACCTGCTAAAGCCCGCCATCGGCAACAGCATGTTCATCGCCGAGGGCGCCGAGTGGCGCTGGCAGCGGCGCGCGGCGGCGCCCGTATTCTCGCATCGCAACGTGATGAACCTGGCCCCCATCATGACCGCCGCAGCCGAGCGTAGTGCCGCGCGCATCGCCGCCGCAGGTCCGCGCGCTGTCGATGTGGCCGAGGATATGGTGCGCACCACGTTCGACGTGATCGCCGACGTGACTTTTTCGGGCGACGGCAGCTTTGATTCGGGCGCGGTGCATGGCGCTATCGACGCCTATATCGCCGAGGCGGGCAAAATCTCGCTCTTTGACATTCTGGGGCTGCCAGATTGGGTGCCACGGCCCGGTCGCATCATGTCGGGCGCCGCGATGAAGCAGATGAAGCGCATCGCGGATGAGGCCGTCGAGGCCCGCCGCAAGCGCGGACCCCAAGGCGTGCCGGACCTGCTGGACCTGCTGCTGGACGGCGAAGATCCCGAGACGAAGCGGCGCATGAACACCGCAGAGCTGCGTGACAACCTGCTGACCTTCATCGTCGCAGGCCACGAAACGACGGCGCTGACGCTGGGATGGTCGCTCTATCTGTGCGCTTTTGATCAACGGGTGCAAGACAAGGCGCGGGCCGAGATCCGTCGCGTCTGTGGCGATGGCCCCGCAACCGGCAAAGACGTCGTCAACCTGCCCTATATCCGCATGATCGTGGACGAGGCGCTGCGCCTTTATCCGCCAGCCGCAATGGTGTCACGCAGCGCCGTGGCCGAGGATACGCTTTGCGGGCGACAGATCCGGCGCGGCGATACGGTGATCGTGCCGATCTATGCGCTGCACCGGCACCATCAACTTTGGGAAAACCCCGACGCCTTCCACCCCGAACGGTTCGAGACCCGCAAGGACATGGAGCGTTACGCCTATCTGCCGTTCGGCGACGGGCCGCGCATCTGTATCGGTGCCAGCTTTGCGGTGCAGGAGGCGGTCATCATCCTCGCCACGCTGCTGAATAGTTTTCGGTTTACGCCGGTAAAAGGGCGCGACCCGGACCCGGTGATGATCCTGACCCTGCGCCCCGAGGGCGGCGTGTGGCTTCAAGCCCAACCTGTCTGAGAATGCAGCGGAAAGGCGCGCATGACTGAAGGGGATGCGGCGGCGCGTTATTGTAATCACGCGAGCGCACCTATTTAGTCAGGCAGATCCAACATCACAGGAGACTGCAATGTACTTTCAAATCATCTCACGCACCGCCATCGTTGCCGCCCTCGCAATGGGCGCTGCAACATCAGGCGCGCTGGCCGCCTCAAGCCCGGACGAGCTGCGCGCGGCGCTGGTCGGCAATACATTCAGCGGCGACATGGGCGGCGGCGGATACGCCAGCTACTTCGCCGAGGACGGCAGCTATGAGGACGCCACCGGAGGCGGCACGTACGAGATCACCGAAGAAGGTGTCTGCTATCCCGAAACCGATTTTGGCTGCTACGAGGCCGAGATCGATGGCGACCAGCTGGAGTGGTTCCAGAACGGCGAAAGCGCCGGCACCGGCGTGATCAAGCCAGGCAACGCGCTGGAATAAGCGCGCATCGCATTAGCGATTTATGCGGCCCGCAGGATATCTCTGGCGGGCCGTTTTCAGTCGCAGATATCCTGTAGCGCCTGCCATTCGGCCTCGCTGATCACAGGGCGGGTATTCGTCTGGATCGCCGCGTTAGTCTCGGCGCGCTCGGCACGGGCTTTGCTGGCCGGGTGGCTGGAAAAGTAGCTAGGCAGTGCGTGCGCATCACTATCTTCGCCATCTGGCAAGCTGGCGAAAAATTTCGCCATGCCTGCGCTGCTAACCCCCGCGTCATTCAATAGGCCCAAGGCAAAGCGATCGGCAGTCGCCTCCGCCTCGCGGGTGTAGCTGGCCTGCAATATCAGCTCGCCCAGAAAAGCGGCCGCGGCGCCGCCGGTCACGTCGCCCATCACCATCGACAAAAGGCCTGCCGATCCGGCGGCGCGCAGGGCGTGGCGGGTGGCGTCGCGCGCCTCCACATGTCCAATTTCATGGGCCAGCACGGCGGCCGCGGCATCGGCACTGACAGCATCGTCCAGCAGGCCGCGCATGATGACGATCTGCCCGCCCGGCGCGGCAAAGGCGTTGACCATACCGTGATCCAGCACCTTCATCTCTAGCTCGTATTGCAGGCCCGCACCGTCCGACAGCCGCCCCGTCATCGCATCCAGTGCAGCGCGGCCCGCCGGCGCCTTGCAATCCAGCGCGCCCAGATCGGCGGCCCCCAGCGCCGCCTCGATTTGACCCACCACGGCGCGGCCAAAGGCAACCTCACGCTCAACCGGGATGAACCCGGCCAGCGTGTCAGCCATGCGCGGCAGAATAAAAAATAGCATGACGATGACCGCTGCCGCCGCCACAACGCCGCGCCGAACCATGCGGCCCCACATGCCGGGCCGCCGATCGCGGCGCATCAGGCGCGGGCAGCGGTTCCGCAGTGTGGCGATCAGAGCTGTGTCGCGCACCACCAATCGTGCGGGATCCAGCGGCATCGCGTCCGTGCGATTGTCCGGTTGGTGCAACGTCAGCGTCATCTGCCCGGTCTGCCCGGGCTTCGGTCCCTGCCCCCACAGAGCGCGCAAATGCTCCAACGGCCAATCAATGGCGCCCGCATCAGGCACACCCAGTATGGTTAACGCGCGACCGTCCTCCGACAGCATGACCCGCACGCTCTGCCGCGTGGCACTGAGGCCATCATAGTAGCGCGCAGATACTGGCAGCATCAGAATGCCCCTCCGATATCCAGCGCGTCGGCAAAGCCTTCGGCGTCGGTGCCGGTATCGGCGCTGCGCTGCCGGATGTTGCCCAGCGTCTCCGCGCCGCGCAGTTCGCAGCGGGTGGCCACATGGCGCAGGATAGGCTGCGAAATGCAGATCAGTGACAGCGCCGACGATATCGCCAGCGCCAGCAGGTACAGCAATACCGACGGCACAATCATGGCGCGCAGCGGGACCGTCTCGAGCCCGATCAGCAGCATCGGCACCATGCCCAGCACGACAAAGGCACCGCCAGCCCCGAGCGATACCAGAAACCCGCCGCCGACCATCTGCCACAGGATCGACCACGTCTCGGGCGCGGCGACGAAGGCGATCTGAGATTTACGGCCGAGTGTCAGGTGCTGCGTCAGATAAATAAAGCTGTTCACCCGGTAGGACAGCGCGCCGACCGCCGCCCAGATGACGCCCAGCGTGCCCCAGAGGCCCGCCATCACCCACACCTCAGACACGGCAAACACCACCGCGAGCGCTATCAGCCCCGCGCCGATAAAGAGATGCTTCATCGCCGGATAAAGGCCCTGCCAGCGCCCGCCCTGCTGAAACGGCGCATCGCCATACCAACTGCGGTCGGCCTTGTATTTCTCAAGGTAAAAGGTCATGCGCGGCAGCAGTAATCCAAATGACGCCAGCGTCACGGTCCAATGTGCCATCGCGCGCCAGACATAGCCCCATGCGCCGGGCTGCGCGCCGAACCGCACCGCCCGCCAGCGCGTACGCGCCAGCTTGTAGCGCCGCGCGCGATACTGCGCGAAAAAGATCAGCGGCAACACCGCCAGCGACGTGATGGCAAGCGCGCCGAATTGCAAGAACACCTGCGCCTGCGTCTCGGCCGACCCAAACAATGTCAGGCCAAAGTAGAACAGGATCATCTGAACCGCGCCCAGATAGATCGCCAGCACCACGATTGCGGCCAGAAAGCCCAAGAACTTCTCCAGCCCCGTGCCGGTATACTCAAACGCATCGCCATCTGCGGCCACGCAAGACCACACATGTCGGCGGATCCGTGTCTTGGCCCAAAAGCGATAGACGCCAAGCGTCAGCGCGGTCAGCATCGATGTACGCAAGGCCAGCCAGAACAATGGCCCCGCCGTGCCGCGATATTCGCCCTTCAAGCTGCCGGGCTCACCCGTCATCGATCCGCCTCATTGCTACGACCGCACATCAGGTGGGTTCAGCGCCGCAATAGCCCGCCGACCCGGACGCTGTCCAGCGCAACTCTTGACCGATCACAGATCGCCAGCCACGCTGCGAGGCTTATTGTCACGAGGAGAAGCAAGGCAATGAAGATGCAGGCCCCGATCCCCATCCTGCGCAGTTTTGACGAGGCGGCGGCGCGCGCCTTTTATGTTGAATTTCTGGGCTTTGAGGTTGAGTTTGAGCATCGCTTTGATCCGGATGCACCTCTTTACCTGTCGTTGAGGTGCGGCGAATGCGCGCTGCATGTGTCCGAGCACCACGGCGATGCCACGCCCGGCTCTGCCTTGCGCATTGAGGTCGAGGATGTCCATGGATATTGCCGCGATCTGAACGCGCGCAAATACAAAAACGCCCGACCCGGCGTGCAGCGCCAGCCTTGGGGCTTCGACGATATGAAGATCAACGATCCGGCGGGCAACAGGTTGATTTTCTGCACGGCCTACTAGATCTTAGACGGCGAAGCTCATCCAGTGAACTTGTTGTCGCGAGGAAAACCGCGCGGTGCCATACGTCCGCTGCCTGCGCGCTTGCCGATCCATTCGTCCAGCGCCGTTTCCGTACGGGTGCGCCCGGCGGGGTCCAACCAGCTCAGACCATCCTCGATGCTAAATGTCGCCGCGTCGCTCAGACCGCCATCCTTGTATTTCTGCAGCCTTACGCCTTTGCCCCTGCCCATTTCCGGCAGTTCGGACAGTGCAAAAATCAACACTTTACGATTTTCACCGACCACGGCGACGTGATCACCGGTGACGGGTTTGCAGACTAGTGCACGGGCGGGTGCGCGCACATTTAGCACCTGCTTGCCGCCGCGTGTCTGGGCCATGACTTCATCCTCGGGCACGACAAAGCCGTCGCCAGCAGACGACGCCACCAGCAGCTTGCGGCCCGTCTGGTGGATTAGAATATCGATGATCTCGGCCTCGTTGGGCAGATCGACCATCAGGCGCAACGGTTCGCCCATGCCGCGCCCGCCGGGCAGGGTGGAGGCAGGAAGCGTGTAAAAGCGGCCATTGCCAGCAAAGACCAGCAGGCGGTCGGTCGTCTCGGCATGGAACAGGAAACGCGGACCATCACCATCCTTGAACTTCAGCTCACGCGTCAGGTCGATATGGCCGGTCAACGCGCGAATCCAGCCCATTTGACTGCACACCACGGTGATCGGTTCGCGGTCGATCATAGCCTCTAGCGGCACGTCCTCGACCTCGCCCGCCACGGCGAACTGGGTGCGACGCGCGCCGCCCTCGTAGGATTTGCCAAACGCCTTCTTCACCTCGCGCAACTGGTCCGCAATGGTATCCCATTGGGCTTCGGGCCGCTCCAGCAGATCCTCCAGCCCGGCACGCTCTTCCATCAGCGCGCTCTGCTCTTTCAGCAGCTCGATTTCCTCCAGCCGCCGCAGGCTGCGCAGGCGCATGTTCAGGATCGACTCGGCCTGCACATCGCTTAGCCCATCCGCATCGCCCCCGGCGGGCGAGACATAATCGGATTCGTCCGTCGCACGCACAAAATCACGGCTCCAATCCTCACGCATCAGTGCGGGTTTGGGTGCATCGTCATAGCGGATGATGTCGATCACGCGGTCAAGGTTCAGGAAGGCTACGATCAGCCCTTCCAGCACCTCCAGCCGGTGGTCGATCTTTTCCATCCGGTGCAGCGAGCGGCGCTGAAGCACTTCGCGGCGGAAATCGAGGAAGGCGCGCAGCACCTCCTTCATCGAGCAGACTTTTGGTGTAACTCCGTCAATCAAGACGTTCATATTCAAAGAAAATCGCACTTCGAGATCCGAGTTGCGATACATCATGCCCATCAGCACCTCGGGCGCGACATTCTTGCTACGCGGCTCAAGGATGAGGCGAATATCCTCGGCGCTTTCGTCGCGCACATCAGCGAGGATCGGAATTTTCTTGAGTTGGATAACCTCGGCGATCTTTTCGATCAGCCTCGATTTCTGGACCTGATATGGGATCTCAGTCACGACGATCTGCCACTGACCGCGGCCCAGATCCTCAACCTCCCACTTGCAGCGCAGGCGGAACGCACCGCGCCCGGTGCGATAGGCCTGCGCGATGTTTTCGGGCGGCTCGACGATAACGCCGCCAGTCGGAAAATCGGGGCCGGGGACGAAATTCAGCAAGGTGTCGTCGCGCGCATCCGGCACTTTGATCAAGTGCAGGCAGGCGTCGATCAGCTCGACGATGTTATGAGGCGGGATATTGGTCGCCATGCCCACCGCGATACCGCTGGATCCGTTGGCCAGCAGGTTCGGAAAGGACGCGGGCAGCACGACGGGTTCGGTCAGCGTGCCGTCGTAATTGTCCCTGAAATCAACGGCGTTCTCAGCCAGCCCGTCCAACAGCGCCTCGGCGGCTACTGTCATGCGCGCCTCGGTATAGCGCGCAGCGGCGGGGTTATCGCCGTCGATATTGCCGAAATTGCCCTGCCCGTCGACCAGCGGATAGCGCACTGCAAAATCCTGAGCGAGGCGCGCCATGGCGTCATAGATCGCCGCATCGCCGTGCGGGTGATAGTTGCCCATCACGTCGCCGCTGATCTTGGCCGACTTTCTGAAGCCGCCTGTGGAACTTAGCCGCAGTTCGCGCATTGCATACAGGATACGGCGGTGCACCGGCTTTAGTCCGTCGCGCGCGTCGGGCAATGCACGGTGCATGATCGTGCTGAGCGCATAGGTCAGATACCGGTCACCGATCGCCCGACGCAGGGGTTCGGACAATTCGGTTGGTGTGGCGCTGGAGGGCGCGGAAGGGTCTTTGATATCATCGCTCATGCGGGCTGTGATAGCTGTGGCGCCAAAGCACGTAAAGCGCCTGTCTGAGCATGAGCGCGTCTTTTACCGTTCT includes:
- a CDS encoding sulfotransferase, encoding MDNHLTIANFVYFSKVLRKSGFRNGGLRALQRILDGVSQATRGKRVGPRPILEINPKFEFSLHAIGRAIGLKHYDSCIDQFLNDIILDIDPEGILYIDGLIRPLYTATTRNRDELIEFSRQFLNNLYSKPLEKTGASIWCDDTPLNVLHSSFLLELFPNAAIVHMVRHPMDVFASYMEQTWTPTDYQRTLLRLEKTYSELIQTEKDLGADKLLIIRLEDACDSFEETKRKLSDFCQISQSGFDGSVHFKGNKIGTWREKLPQEVQVAARDRLGFAIEHYGYD
- a CDS encoding cytochrome P450, whose amino-acid sequence is MKTDAAPAPPAAALPVRVPLVTQPMGIFASLGAARRNVLSIIPELATRQPMVSGRTGKRWHMVMDPGALRRVLLENVDNYPKSLVTKNLLKPAIGNSMFIAEGAEWRWQRRAAAPVFSHRNVMNLAPIMTAAAERSAARIAAAGPRAVDVAEDMVRTTFDVIADVTFSGDGSFDSGAVHGAIDAYIAEAGKISLFDILGLPDWVPRPGRIMSGAAMKQMKRIADEAVEARRKRGPQGVPDLLDLLLDGEDPETKRRMNTAELRDNLLTFIVAGHETTALTLGWSLYLCAFDQRVQDKARAEIRRVCGDGPATGKDVVNLPYIRMIVDEALRLYPPAAMVSRSAVAEDTLCGRQIRRGDTVIVPIYALHRHHQLWENPDAFHPERFETRKDMERYAYLPFGDGPRICIGASFAVQEAVIILATLLNSFRFTPVKGRDPDPVMILTLRPEGGVWLQAQPV
- the parC gene encoding DNA topoisomerase IV subunit A, translated to MSDDIKDPSAPSSATPTELSEPLRRAIGDRYLTYALSTIMHRALPDARDGLKPVHRRILYAMRELRLSSTGGFRKSAKISGDVMGNYHPHGDAAIYDAMARLAQDFAVRYPLVDGQGNFGNIDGDNPAAARYTEARMTVAAEALLDGLAENAVDFRDNYDGTLTEPVVLPASFPNLLANGSSGIAVGMATNIPPHNIVELIDACLHLIKVPDARDDTLLNFVPGPDFPTGGVIVEPPENIAQAYRTGRGAFRLRCKWEVEDLGRGQWQIVVTEIPYQVQKSRLIEKIAEVIQLKKIPILADVRDESAEDIRLILEPRSKNVAPEVLMGMMYRNSDLEVRFSLNMNVLIDGVTPKVCSMKEVLRAFLDFRREVLQRRSLHRMEKIDHRLEVLEGLIVAFLNLDRVIDIIRYDDAPKPALMREDWSRDFVRATDESDYVSPAGGDADGLSDVQAESILNMRLRSLRRLEEIELLKEQSALMEERAGLEDLLERPEAQWDTIADQLREVKKAFGKSYEGGARRTQFAVAGEVEDVPLEAMIDREPITVVCSQMGWIRALTGHIDLTRELKFKDGDGPRFLFHAETTDRLLVFAGNGRFYTLPASTLPGGRGMGEPLRLMVDLPNEAEIIDILIHQTGRKLLVASSAGDGFVVPEDEVMAQTRGGKQVLNVRAPARALVCKPVTGDHVAVVGENRKVLIFALSELPEMGRGKGVRLQKYKDGGLSDAATFSIEDGLSWLDPAGRTRTETALDEWIGKRAGSGRMAPRGFPRDNKFTG
- a CDS encoding glyoxalase superfamily protein, which translates into the protein MKMQAPIPILRSFDEAAARAFYVEFLGFEVEFEHRFDPDAPLYLSLRCGECALHVSEHHGDATPGSALRIEVEDVHGYCRDLNARKYKNARPGVQRQPWGFDDMKINDPAGNRLIFCTAY
- a CDS encoding M48 family metallopeptidase, with protein sequence MLPVSARYYDGLSATRQSVRVMLSEDGRALTILGVPDAGAIDWPLEHLRALWGQGPKPGQTGQMTLTLHQPDNRTDAMPLDPARLVVRDTALIATLRNRCPRLMRRDRRPGMWGRMVRRGVVAAAAVIVMLFFILPRMADTLAGFIPVEREVAFGRAVVGQIEAALGAADLGALDCKAPAGRAALDAMTGRLSDGAGLQYELEMKVLDHGMVNAFAAPGGQIVIMRGLLDDAVSADAAAAVLAHEIGHVEARDATRHALRAAGSAGLLSMVMGDVTGGAAAAFLGELILQASYTREAEATADRFALGLLNDAGVSSAGMAKFFASLPDGEDSDAHALPSYFSSHPASKARAERAETNAAIQTNTRPVISEAEWQALQDICD
- a CDS encoding TniQ family protein; the protein is MYRPLPLRPTRAPRETIPSFLSRLAEVNGLGAKDFARDMAISFKRLLNLEDEPLEALAGCAGLDGDAVETLVSWTGRPIGDVRMEFRAEAFVSRSLRNPTVRGCPVCLREDVEAYDDPPLEAMVMRGDWQFREVVLCLRHHHPLVPLWTAAHPSDRHDIGARLNEIAHDLMAGKLDQQIQSPTPYDFWLDGRLENGRDATWLAQHDLYSAASFCRILGRELLRLDSPADVGEISLEMRSRARGFEVASKGEASILAALKELMQFAISRNLEITGALGDLFYRRKSSVSFDLDCFAPFHRILRQFAVENWPIETGGFVYGKPFPERILHSVRTASTETGLGRDLLGQLLVEVGAVDPKDNRPEAWKTFPVKEYALFLSEVPSWLGSLEIRQAMGASRREFNTLVQDQVLTPRTRLPNVKKIWCPSDGMELVANLKAAASPITKEDDNWEKLQDAKNRSGISVGALIGAIRSGDLQVGARDGQTGYQSICVLKQEVDRLARPTGTPRPEDCLPASSFERSIGLRTKGRFLALVRKGHTPATRMRHPTTGAWQYFMTEADIAAFHHRFMTLSSMANEFGSHRHTYLTTLRFADVAPFAPDGEDYGHLYLRTDIEPVLRRHRLIT
- a CDS encoding DUF898 family protein, whose translation is MTGEPGSLKGEYRGTAGPLFWLALRTSMLTALTLGVYRFWAKTRIRRHVWSCVAADGDAFEYTGTGLEKFLGFLAAIVVLAIYLGAVQMILFYFGLTLFGSAETQAQVFLQFGALAITSLAVLPLIFFAQYRARRYKLARTRWRAVRFGAQPGAWGYVWRAMAHWTVTLASFGLLLPRMTFYLEKYKADRSWYGDAPFQQGGRWQGLYPAMKHLFIGAGLIALAVVFAVSEVWVMAGLWGTLGVIWAAVGALSYRVNSFIYLTQHLTLGRKSQIAFVAAPETWSILWQMVGGGFLVSLGAGGAFVVLGMVPMLLIGLETVPLRAMIVPSVLLYLLALAISSALSLICISQPILRHVATRCELRGAETLGNIRQRSADTGTDAEGFADALDIGGAF